The sequence TTCCGCCCCCTCTGAGTAAAAACCTGCGTTTCCAAGCCCTTACCCCCGCATCATGCCCTCTGGTACGGTAGTTGCTGCCGTGCTGTGGCAGTCCTATCACCACCGAGAGGTCCATTCATGAAAGTATCGATGCCCAGCGGCTCCATGCACGGCTGGGGAGTTGCCGGAACCTACCTGGAACGAGAAATCGCCAAGCTACCCCCGGTCCCCGGGGTCACGCTGCACTGCATGTCGAGGTCTCTGGCCCCCCGCACTCAGGAGGACTGGAACGCCATAAACATCGGCTACTGCTTCTTCGAGGACAATATCGAGGTCCTGAACTTCACGCGTGAGGCGGCGAAAAAATGGGACTTCATCGTCGCCGGCTCCAAATGGTGCGAATACCAGCTGAGGATCGGCGGCGTGAAAAACTGCTGTACCATCCTCCAGGGGATCGACCCTGAACACTTCTTCCCGGTGCCGTTCCCCCCGCAGGACCGCTTCGTCGTCTTCTCCGGCGGTAAGTTCGAATTGAGAAAGGGACAGGACTTCGTCATCGCCGCCATGAAGGTGATGATGCAGCGGCACCCCGACGTCTACCTTTCCTGCAGCTGGACCAACCAGTGGCCCTTTTCGCTCGCCACCATGGCGGGGTCGCGACTGATCAACTACCGCCACGATGAGGTCGATTTCCTCAACCTGCCGGGGCGCTGCGCCCTGGAAAACGGCCTCGACCCCGCGCGCACCCTGGTGCACCCCCTGGTGGACAACACGATGATGCGTCGGCTCTTCTCCGAGACCCACGTAGGGCTCTTCCCGAACCGCTGCGAAGGGGGGAACAACATGGTGATGTGCGAATACATGGCGTGCGGCCGGAGCGTGATCGCCTCGGATTCATCCGGCCACGCCGACGTCATCAACCCCTCCATCGCCTACCCGCTCACCCGCTACGTCCCGATGGTGGTTGCCAGCGGCGGCGTGCAGAGCGCGGTGTGGGAGGAGCCGGTCCTGGAGGAGGTCATCGAGACGCTGGAGCGGGTCTACCGCAATCGTGACGAGCTCCCCGGCAAGGGGGCGCTGGCCGCGGAGGAGATGAAACGGCTCACCTGGGACGGCGCCGCGCGCCAATTCCACTACATCGCGACCAAGCTCGCCAACCGCGCCGAGCTCGCCCGCATGCAGGGGGCCTGAACCCATGGCCGGTGCTACCGACCCGGCACGGGAATTCGCCCGCGCCATGGAGCTGCAGCGCGCCGGTCGTCTGGCCGAGGCGGAGGCGATCTACCGCTCGCTGATCGCCGCGGGAGGGGCGCTCGCCGTGGACGCGCGCATCAACCTGGGCGCCATCCTCGACGAAACGGGGCGCCCGGTAGAGGCGCTCGATCAGTACCGATCCGCCCTCGCCGTGAGGAGGGGGGACCCGATCGCCCTCAACAACATGGGCTCGACCCTCTTCAGGCTCGGGCGCTTCGCCGAGGCGGCGCGCCAGTTCCGCCTGGCCCTCGAGAGGATGCCGGACGCGCCGGAGATCGCCGTCGCCCTTGGAGGCGCCCTGCAGCGCTCCGGCGACCTCGACGGTGCGCTCGCCTGCTTCAGCGACCTGGTGCGCCGCCGCCCCGACGACGCCGACGCGCACTGGAACCGCGCCCTCGCCCTGCTCCTCGCAGGCGACTTCAAAACGGGGTGGTCCGAGTACCAGTGGCGCTGGAAAAAGGAGAGCTTCACCTCCCCTCGGCGCGCCTTTGAAACCCCGGCCTGGGACGGCGCGCCACTCAACGGCAAGCGCATTCTGGTACACGGCGAACAGGGATACGGCGACACGATCCAGTTCGCCCGCTACCTCCCGATGGTGGCGCAGCGGGGGGGCGTCGTCATCGCCGAGTGCCAGTCCGCCGCTCTCATCCCCCTCATGGAGAGCATCCCGGGCGTAAGCGAGGTCTGCGTCATGGGGGAAGAGCTTCCCCCCTTCGACCTCGAGTCGCCGCTTCTCTCGCTCCCCCACATCTTCGGCACCGAGCTGGATACCGTTCCGGACCGCGTCCCGTACCTCGCGCCACCCCCGGAGCGGCTCGCCCACTGGCGCGAAAAGCTCTCCGGCGATCCCGGGTTCAAGGTCGGGCTCGTCTGGGCCGGCAAGCCGCTTCCCGACCCCTTCCGCAGCTGCCCCATCGCGGAACTCACCCCCCTCTCCGAGGTTCCCGGGGTGACGCTCTACTCCCTGCAGGTGGGTGAGGAGGGGGCGAAAGCGCATGAGTGTCCGGGGCTCGTCGACCTGACCGCCGGCATCCGCGACTTCGGTGACACCGCTGCGCTCATCGCCGGGCTCGACCTCGTCATCTCCGTTGACACCTCGGTGGCACACCTGGCCGGGGCGCTCGGCAAGCCGGTCTCGCTTCTCCTCCCCATGGCGGGGGATTACCGCTGGCTCGTGGCACGGGAGGATTCCCCCTGGTACCCGACCATGCGTCTTTTCCGGCAGAAGCTCCAAGGGGAGTGGGGCGAAGTGGTGCAAAGGGTGCGCGCGGCGCTTCTCGGCGCGGCGCTCTCCTTCTGGGAGGGGGCCCTCGCCAGGCGCCCCTTCGACGGGACCGCCCATTACCTCTGCGGCACCCTCTTGGCTGCAACCGGCAAGCCGCGCGAGGCGACGGTGCGCCTCACCAAGGCGGCCCAGATCCTGCCCGGGCGCTGGGAGCCGCATTACGCCCTTGCCGGCGCGCTGCAGCAGATGGGGAGGATGGCCGAGACGCGCGAGGCGCTTGAGGCGGCCCTCGCCCTTGAGAAGGAAGCCCCCCTGCTGCACGAGGCCCTCGGGATCGCGCGGCAGATGGAGGGGGATCTCCCGGGCGCTGCGGCTGGCTACCGGGAGGCGCTGCGCCTGGACCCCTCCCTCGTGAAGGCCCGCTACAACCTCGCCACCGTCTGCAAGGAGCTGGGGCTTTTCGAGGAAGCGCTGGAGGAGTTACGGGAGGTGGTGCGCCGCGCCCCGGAACACGGCGACGCGCACTGGAACCTGGCCGTGCTCCTGCTCATGCGCGGCGACCTCGCCGCCGGGTGGCGCGAGTTTGTCTGGCGCTTCAAGAAAAGCAGCGAGGCTCCGGCGCGGCGCTTTCAGGAGTATCCCGCCTGGGACGGCGCCCCGCTTGCCGGGCGGGCCCTCCTTTTGTGGGGCGAGCAGGGGGCGGGGGACACGCTGCAGTTTCTGCGCTACGTGCCGCTTGCCGCCGAACGGGGGGGGCGCGTGCTGGTAGAGGTGCAATCCGCTTCCCTTGTCGAGGTCGCCCGCGGCGCGGCCGGGGTAGCCGCCGTCTTCGCTCGCGGCGAGGAACTTCCCCCCTTCGACCTGCAGGCCTCGCTCATGGATCTTCCCGGCATCTTCGGCACCGAACTTGCCGAGGTACCGAGCCGGGTCCCTTACCTCCGGGTCGACCCGACGCGCCTCGAGCACTGCCGTTTACTGGTCCGGGAGGACGGGACGTTCAGGGTTGGGCTCGTCTGGCGCGGCAACCCGGCCCACCCCAACGACCGGAACCGCTCGCTCCCGGCGTCGGCGCTCGCAACACTCGGCCATCTTCCCGGCGTGAGCTTCTATTCCCTGCAGGTGGGAGGGAGCGGGGAACTCCCTCTCCCGGCGACCGACCTTGCCCCGGCAATCGGGGACTACGCCGATACCGCGGCGCTGCTAAGCCGCCTCGACTTGATCATCGCCGTGGACACCTCGGTGGCACACCTGGCCGGCGCGCTCGGCATCCCGGTATGGCTTCTCGTCCCCTTCGTCCCCGACTGGCGCTGGATGACCGGTCGTGAGGACTCACCCTGGTACCCGACCATGCGTCTGTTCCGCCAGGAGCGGCCCGGTGACTGGGATGGGGTACTCTTCCGGCTGCGCGCGGGCCTCGCCGGGCTCGTCGCGGGAACCGGCGCCGGGGCTCCCGCTGTCCCTCCTCCCACGGCTACGGCCGGCCAAGGCTCCCGGGCGGAGCTCCTCAACGACGAGGGGTGCGCGCTCGACGAGGTGGGGAGGCAGGAAGAAGCGGTTGAACGCTACCGGGAGGCGGTCCGGCTCGCCCCGGAGTTCATCGCACCCCACTACAACATGGGGAACAGCCTCTACACGCTCGGGCGCAACGGCGAGGCGATCGACTGCTACCGGCGCGCCCTCGCCCTCGACCCGGCGCTGCCCCAGGCCTGGCACAACCTGGCGCTCGCCCTGAAGGCGCAAGGTGCGCTCGATGAGGCGCTGCACGCGCTAAAAAGGGCGGTCGCGGCGGCCCCGGATTACCTCGCTGCCCGGCACAACCTGGGCGAGCTGTACCACGAGACCGGGGCGCTGGAGCGCGCCGAGGAGACCTTCCGCGCCATCCTGGCGAGCGATCCCGGCTACCTCCCTTCATGGAACGCGCTCGGCATCACCCTGCAGATCCAGGGACGCCTGGAGGAGGCGGTGCAATGCTACCGCACTGCGCTCTCCCGCAACCCGGACTACCTGCACGCCCTCAACAACCTCGGTTCGGCGAGCCGTGCCTTGGGGCATCTGGACGAGGCGATCGTCTGCTACCGCAGGGTCCTGGAGCTCGACCCTTCCTACGCCGACGCCCGCTGGAACCTCTCCCTGGTCGAGCTGCAACTCGGGCGCTATCGCGAAGGGTGGCCGGGCTACGAGTCGCGCTTCGAGAAGGTCGATCCCATCCTGCGTCCGCAGTTTTCGGCCCCCGCCTGGGACGGCTCTTCTCTGGCGGGACGGACCATACTGCTTCACGCCGAGCAGGGCTTCGGGGACACCTTTCAGTTCGTGCGCTACGCGCCGCTTCTCGCGGCGCAGGGGGGGCGCGTGCTGGTGCAGTGCCAGGGGGCGCCGATCGCGGCGGTCCTTGCCACCGTCCCCGGCGTGGAACGTGTGCTCCTGCGCGAGGACCCGTTACCCCGCTTCGACTGCCACGCATCGCTCATGAGCCTCCCTTTCCTGTGCGGCACCGAACTCGCCACGGTGCCGGCGCACATCCCCTACCTCTTCGCAGACCCGCTCCTCGTCGAGCGTTGGCGTCCCCGCATCCCGGTCGGCGGCTTGCGTGTCGGACTCGTCTGGGCGGGTAGAAAGAGCTACAAGGACGATCTGAAACGCTCGCTGTCGCTGCCGCTCTTCGCGCCGCTCGCCGGGGTCCCCGGCATGAGCCTCTGCGCGCTGCAGGTGGGGGACGGCGCCGAACAGGCGGCCCACCCGCCGCCGGGGATGGCGCTTACCGACTTGGGAAGCTCCATCAGGAGCTTCGCCGACACTGCCGCCATCCTGGCCCAACTCGACCTCGTCATCTCCGCGGACACCGCGGTGGCGCACCTGGCCGGGGGGATGGGGGTGCCGGTCTGGGTGCTTCTGCCCGCGGCATGCGACTGGCGCTGGCTCATGGAACGGGAGGACTCCCCCTGGTACCCGACGGCGCGCCTTTTCCGGCAGAAACGGCGCGGCGACTGGGGGGAGGTGCTCGAGCGGGTGGCGCGTGAGCTGGCAACCCTCACGGCAAAGGGCGACAAGGAGAGCATCCGGTGACCGACCGTTTTACCGAATTGAACCAGGCACTGTCGGAAAACCGCGTCGAGCGTGCGGGCGAGCTCTGCGCTGCGCTTTTGCGTGAGGAGCCCGACAACGTCGAGCTGCTGACCCTTGCCGGCGCCATCGCCAGACAGCGGGGTGGGCTGGTAGAGGCCCAGGAGCTCTTCTCCCGCGCCGCCGTGCTCGATCCGAACCGTGCCGAGGCGCACAACAACCTGGGGGTGATCCTGGAGGAGATGGGGCGACCGGACGAGGCGGCCGCATCGTACCGGCGCGCGCTCGGGTTGCGCTCGGAGTACCCGGAGGCGCTCGGGAACCTGGGCAACGCCCTCCTGAAGCTCGGCCGCATCACCGAGGCGGTCGACCGTTTCTGCGACGCCATCGCCCTCGATCCGAACTTCGTCGACGCCTTTTATCACCTGGGGCACGCCCTGCGCCGCCAGTCGGAGTGGGGGGGGGCGGTGCAGTGCTACCGCAAGGTCGTGGAGCTGCAACCGGACCACGTGAAGGGATGGGTGAACCTGGGAGGGGCGCTCCTCGCGCTGAACCGGTTCGACGAGGCGATCGACGCGCAGCGCGCGGCGCTCTCGGTGGATCCGCAAAACGCGGACGCCCACTGGAACCTGGCTCTCGCCCTCCTCGTCACCGGGGATTACCCGGAGGGGTGGCGCGAGTATCAGTGGCGCCTGAAGGACCCGGGCGCCGGACTGGCCGAAGGGGGATGGGACGGCTCCCCGCTTGCCGGGCGCACCCTTTTCGTGCGCGCCGAGCAGGGGTTCGGCGACGCCATCCAGTTCTTCCGCTACGCCCAGCTCCTCGCCCGGCGCGGCGAGCGGGTGCTGCTCGAGTGCCGCCGCGAGCTCCTGCCGCTTTTCGCTGCCCAGGCTGACGACATCACCCTGGTCGCCGCCGGGGACGAGCCCCCCCGCTTCGACACCTGGTGCTACCTGATGAGCCTGCCGCACCTTCTGGGGACGACGCTTGCGAGCATCCCGGCGCAACAACCCTGCATCGCGGCGGATCGGGAGCGCGCCGCCTCCTGGCGGGAGAGACTCGCGCCGGATGCGGGGTTCAGGGTCGGCCTCGTGTGGGCCGGGAGCGCCGGGTACAAGAACGACCGCTACCGGTCGCTGCCGGTGCGGGAGCTCCTCCCGGTGGCCCGCATCCCCGGGGTGACGCTCTACAACCTGCAGCTGGGGGCTCCACCCGAAGACCTCGCCCTGCTTTCCGCATCCGGGGACGTGCGCGATTTCAGCGCGGAGTTGAGGAACTTCGCCGACACCGCCGCTCTCATCGGGGAGCTTCACGCCGTCGTTTCGGTGGACACCGCGGTGGCGCACCTGGCGGCGGCGATGGGTAAGCCGGTGCACCTCATGCTCCCCTTTTCCTGTGACTGGCGCTGGCTCGCCGGACGCCGCGATTCCCCGTGGTACCCGAGTGTCACCCTCTACCGGCAGGCGACCCCCGGGGAGTGGGGAGCGGTGGTCGCGGCGCTGGCAAAGGAGCTCTTCCTCGCCCCCCGTTCGGACCTCGACCCGAATCTCATCTTCCGTGAGGCGAACCGGCTGCGGGGCGCTGGGGATCCGGACGGGGCGGTACGCGTCTACCGGGCCCTGCTCGTCCGGTGCCCGGACCTAGCCGAGGCGCACAACAACCTGGGGCTTGCCCTGCTGGACCAGGGGATGGACGCCGAGGCGGAGGCTAGTTTCCGGCGCGCCCTGGAACTGAACCCGGGGCTTGCCGATGCCTGCAACAACCTGGGGACCCTGCTCGTCTCGCGCGGCGCGCACGTGGCGGCCGTGCCGCTGTTCCGGCGTGCCCTGGCGCTGAACCCCGGCTATCTTCCCGCATACGCGAACCTCGGCTCCTGCCTCCAGGTCCTCGAGGAGCCGGCGCAGGCGGTCGCGCTGTACCGCGAGGCGATCGCCCGGGACCCCCGCTTTTTCGAGGCTCGCGTCAACCTGGGGACCGCGTACCAGGACCTGATGCAGCCGCACGATGCCATCGCCACCTACGAGGAGCTCCTCGCCATGGCGCCCGAGCGCCCGGACGCGCACTGGAACCTGGCGCTCAGCCTCCTGTCGATCGGCGAGTACCGGCGCGGCTGGCAGGAGTACGAGTGGCGCCTCGCCGGGGCGAAGGCCGAACTCCCGCTCCCGTTCTGGCGCGGCGAGGACCTCTGCGGGCGCACCATCCTCCTGCAGTGCGAGCAGGGGCTCGGCGACACGCTGCAGTTCGTACGTTACGCCCCGCTCGTGGCGGAGCGCGGGGGAAAGGTGGTGGTGCGCTGCCAGCTCCCCACCCTGAAGCCGCTCATCGCCCGCGTCCCCGGGGTGTGCGCGGTCTGCGCCCCGGGGGACGCGATCCCTCCCTGCGAGCTCCAGGTGCGGCTTGCGAGCCTCCCGCATCTCTTCGCCACCACGCTGGAGCGGATGCCGCCGTGGCGCCCCTATCTCATCCCGCACCCCCGGCGCGCCGCGCTCTGGGATCTCGCCCTCGAAGAGGGAGGACGCCTCAGGGTGGGGCTCGTCTGGCGCGGCGGCCCCCTGCCGAGAAACCGCGCCTGCCCGTTCAAGGAGTTCGCCCTCCTCGCCGATATGGAGGGGGTGGCCTTCTTCTCGCTGCAGCTTGGCGAGGCGCCCGACCCGGAGGTCCTCACCGCCGCCGACCTGGGACCCCGGATCGGGGACTTCGACGACACGGCGGCGATCGTCGCCGGCCTCGACCTCCTGGTCACGGTCGACACCGCGGCGGCCCACCTGGCAGGCGGGATGGGGGCGCCGGTCTGGCTCATGCTCCCTCACTCCTGCGACTGGCGCTGGTTCGCTGACCGGGATGATTCCCCCTGGTACCCGACCATGCGCATCTTCAGGCAGGAGCGCCCGGGCGACTGGCAGGGGGTGCTGCGCCGCGTCCGGGCCGGGCTAGAGGAGAAGCTGAAGCGTCGATAATTTGACAAAAATAATCGCAACGGGGCGATTTTCCGCTAAAGTTCCTACCCCGCAGTGTCGATATTCCTTACAAAAGCGCAGGACGCGCCGGCGAGTTCGCCGTTGGGCAGGATGCCCGGGAATCAGACATCGTCGGCACGCAACCATCAACCAGGTTTCACAACCCGGCAAGAATGCCGGTAAAAACCCAGAAAAGGAGAAACACCATGAGCACCAGCGACATCTCTCTCACCGCAGGCATGAGGACCAACCTTCTCAACCTCCAACAGACCAGCAAGCTGCTGAACAGGACCCAGGAAAGGCTTTCCTCCGGCAAGCAGGTCAACTCCGCGCTCGACAACCCGACCAACTACTTCGCAGCGCAGAACGCCACCCAGCGCGCCAGCGACCTCGCTGACCGCAAGGACGGCATGGCAGAAGCGGTGCAGACCGTTTCCGCAGCCAACGCCGGCATCACCGCCATCACCGGCCTGATCAACGCGGCCAAAGGTATCGCGCAGTCCGCCCTTTCCACCAGCGACACCACGACCAGGTCCACGCTGTCGACCCAGTACAACACCATTCGGGCCCAGATCGACAACGTCTCCTCCGACTCCGGGTACCGTGGCCTCAACCTGCTGAGCGCGACCAACACCCTGACCGTAAACTTCAACGAGGACGCAAGCTCCAGCCTCGACGTGAAAGGCTTCCTCGCCAACGCGTCCGGCCTGAGCCTCACCACCGCAAGCGGCTCGTGGGCTGCCAACTCCGACATCACCACCGACACCGCGAAGATGGACACCGCGATCTCGACCCTCAGGACCAACACCCAGACCCTGGCTGCGAACCTGAACGTCATCACCATCCGTCAGAACTTCACTGACTCGATGATCAACACGTTGCAGACCGGTGCTGACAACCTGACCCTGGCGGATATGAACCAGGAAGGCGCCAACATGCTGATGCTGCAGACTCGCCAGAGCTTGGGCACCACCTCGCTCTCGATGTCTTCCCAGGCAGCCCAGGCCGTCCTCAGGCTGTTCTAACCCTAGCTTTGCGGAGCGGGGAGACCCGCTCCGCAATCCCTCTTCACCGGGGGTAGCATATGTTAATAGACCGGCTGCAACCAGAGAGCGTTCCCATCGCTTCCGCTTCTCTCCCCTCCTCCCACTCCAGCTACGTCCAGAATCCCCAGACCGAAAAACAAAAACCCGCAGACCTCTTAATCGCCGACCAGGTGCTCGTCTCCGAGCAAGGCGATCCCCGCATCGGCGACATCGCCAGGCAAAACGAGCGTAAAAACTCCGCCGCGGCTGCCATCCACAGGACGGACGAGGCGGCGCGGGAAATGGGTCAAAGGATTGACAAGCTGAAGGAACCTCTCGAAACCATCGTGAAGAATTTCCCTCCCTTCGCACCGCAAGACAAGGAAAGGGTCAAGCTGCTGAGATCCTACAACGCGATCCGTAAAGAGATCGACCAGCTCACCGTTCCCGCGCCTCCTTCCGTCGTCGAGGCCCGCAAGCTGGCGGAGCTTCCCGAGCCGCTCTCCATGAACGTGAACGACAGTCAAATTGCTGACCACGTGGACAAACTTGACGCAGCGGCCCGGTCGCTGCAGGCCATGCGCGGCGACATCGCCGCCGACACCGCGTCCTTATTGCACGACGGGCGCTTCGCCGCCATATTTGCCGCTCCTAAAAGCTCGGAATCGTTGAGTTTGGCTCCGATAGTCTCCGATGCGGGCGCCGCGCAAAAAAGTGTCGAGGTTGGCCAGCAATTTGCAGATTCAGTTGCTCAGGGGGTGACGCTGCAACGCCCTCAATTCCTGAAAGGGTTGAGCTAACTGACATGTCCCTGAAAATCACCTTGAAGAGCAACGAGCGGCTGATCGTGGGCGGCGCAGTGGTCAGAAATGGCGGCAAGGGTACCGTACTGTTCATCGAGAACACGGTTCCCATCCTGCGCGAAAAGGACATCCTGGGCGAGAAGGACATCACCACGCCCTGCAAGCGCGTCTATTTCACCATCCAGCTCATGTACATCGACGAGCCGAACGTACCGACCTACGTGAAGACGTATGCGGAACTGGCCACCGAGATACTGAAGGCGGCGCCGAGCACGCAGCCCCTCATCGAGCAGCTGAACGAACGGATCGAGGCTGGCAGCTACTACCAGGCCCTCAAAATTGCGAAGAATCTCATCGAGTACGAAGAGGAGCTACTGAAAAATGCAAACTAACAACGCGATCAAGGAGTACGTCGGTATCCAGAAGGAGAGCATGTCGGGACGCGAGCTCGAGGCCTCCGTGCTGACCAAGGCGGGGCTGATGCTCAAGGCCGTCCAGGATAACTGGGATGCCCCGGACCGCGAGGCGAAGATGCTGGAGGCGATCAAGTACAACCAGAAGGTCTGGAGCTTCTTCCAGGCCGAGCTGACCGAGCCGAACCACCCGATGCCGGTAAAGCTGAGGGAGGACCTCCTCAACCTGAGCCTGTTCGTGGACAAGAGGTTCTTCGAGGTGATGGCCTACCCCTCCCCGGAGAAGCTCTCCATCGTTATCGACATCAACTTCAACATCGCCGCCGGTCTAAGGACCACCCCCCCGGCGGAAGGTTAGCAGCACGGCAGCTCTTCGAGGGGAGGAGGGACGAGTTCCTTTCTCCCCTGCGAGGGGCCGCGTCCGCAGAAGACCCCGCCGCTGCAACCTCCCGCACCCCATCTACCTCATTCCCGCAGTAAAAGTAACGACCTGCGTCCCTTCCGGCGCTATTCCCGCTCCCCCCTCATTTGCGCGCAGAGATCGCGAAGCACATCCTCGAGTTCCCGCGTCACCCCCGCCGCGTCCAGAAGCGGAGAACGCTCCAGCCGCTGCCGTGCGTCGCCCCTGAAGGAGGCGAGGGCCCCGGTGTCGGCGGCCACCCGGCGTGCCATCTCGACGTACTGCGCCTCGCTCGTCGTCACCAGGTCGGCGAGGCCGCAACTGGTGAGGAGGGTCGCCCCGGTGCGCGAGGCGTGGCGATCGCCGGCGAGGGTGATCACGGGGACCCCCATCCAGAGCGCCTCGCAGGTGGTCGTGGTGCCGTTGTATGGGAAGGTGTCCAGTGCGACGTCGACGCGCCGGTACTGCGCCAGGTGCTCTTGCGAAGTGGGCTGCCCGGCATCGAGCTCGATGCGCCCGGGCGCGATCCCCTGCGCCTCGAACAGTGCCAGGATGCGGCGGCGCACCCCCTCATCACCGAGCGGCTGCGCCTTTACGAGCATGCCCGACCCCGGGACGGCATGGAGTACGCGGCTCCAGAGTGCTATCACCTCGGGCGTCGCCTTCGCGAGGTTGTTGAAGGAGCCGAAGGTGACGTGCCCGGTCTCGAGACAGGGGGGCGGGGCGACCGGCGGCGCCGCATCGGGGGGGAGATAGCAGCAAAAGACCCGCGGCAGCCGGACGAGACGCTCGCTGTGGCAGCTCTCCCCCTCACCCGGCGGATCGGCGATGGCGTCGGTGATGCGGACGTCGATCACCTTGAGGCCGGTTGTGTCGGGGTAGCCGATCCAGGTTGCCTGGAGCGGCGCGGGGCGCAGCGCGAAGAGCGGCAGGCGGTTTCCCGAGGTGTGCCCGGCCAGATCAACGAGGATGTCGATGCCGTCGGCGGCGATCATCGCGGCGGCCTGCGCGTCCGGGACGCCGTGGATGTCGCGCCACTGCTCGACGAGCCCCTTCAGCCGCTCCGTGGTCCGGTCGGCGCGGGGAAGGTTCGCGTAGCAGAAAACCTCGAAAAGGGCGCGGTCGTGCTCCCTGATGACCGGCTCGATGAAGCTTGCCACGGAGTGCTGCCTGAAGTCGGGGGAGACGTAGCCGATCCTGATGCGCCCCCCCTGCGGTCGGGATGCCGGCACCGGCGCGCCGGGCGCCGGGCGGAAGGGGCGGGTGCGGGCGGCCTTCAAGTGTTCGGCGAAGATGAAACGGTGGCTGAACCCAGGCGTGTAGTGCAGGGCGAAGAGCATGTTCTGGCGGGCGTCCAGGTGGTCGGGATCGAGGCGCAGTACGGCGCGGTATGCCTCTATGGCGTCGAGGCTCCTCCCTTGGGCCTGCAGCACGTTCGCCAGGTTGTAGCGAAGGGGCACCGATGCGGCATCGCAAGCGACACCCCGATCCAGTTCCTCCTCCGCTTCCGTGAGGCGCCCCCCCTCTTTCAGAAGCAAGGCGAGGTTGATGCGCGCCTGCTGAAAGGAAGGATCGAGGCCCAGGGCGTTGCGATAGCACTCTTCTGCCTGCTCCTCCTGTCTTAGCTGCCGCAGTGCCGTCCCGAGCGCGTTCAGGGCCTTGACGTGCTCCGGCTCCAGAGACAGGACGCGCAGCAGCAGCCCCACGGCCTCTTCCGGGAAACCGTCATCTCCCCTGAGTACGGCGAGCAGGTACCCGGCGGCGGTGTTTTCCTGCCGTGCAAGCCCCCTCAGCCGATCGCACGCCTCCTCACGCATCCCCTTCTTCAGGAGCAGCTCGACGTACCTAAGCCCCGGCTCGTCCGCGCCGCGGCCTTCGGCGGAGCCAAGCCGTTCCTGCCGGTGGCACCATCTCTCCCAGGCGCCCGCGAGGGCGTCCTCGAAGCTGCGCGTGAAGCCGGCACCGTCGGTAAGCGGTGCGGCGTCCATGGTCGGGCGCAGCGTTCTTCTAAGGGCTGCAAGGCGCTCCGGGTCCCCGGCGAGTGCGCGGGCGGTCGCCACGAAGCCCCCCGAGTCCCCCGCCGCGAGTTCCGAGAGTCCCACGGCGCAAAGAAGCGAGGCACCGACCCGCGCGCGGTGCGAGGCGCCGGTCAGGGTGACCACCGGGACCCCCATCCAGAGCGCTTCGCACGTGGTGGTCGTGCCGTTGTAGGGGAAGGTGTCCAGGGCGATGTCGACCTCGCCGTACAGGGCGAGGTGATCGCGGTAGGAGGGGGTGTTGCCGGTGAGGGTGAGTCTCTCCCGCTCGATGCCGTGCGCGGCGAAGGCCTCTTCGAAGCCCTTGGCGGTTTCGGGGCAGGCGAGGGAGTATCCCTTGAGCAGCATGCGCGAGCCCGGGACCGCGCGCAGCACCTCCGACCAGAGCGCCACCGTCTCCGGGGTGATCTTCGCGGGGTTGTTGAAGGAGCCGAAGGTGATCCGCCGCGTTGCGAGCGCCGGCAGTTCGGCGACCTCGGGCGCCTCCTCGGGAGGGGCGAAGCAGGAAAACGGACCGGGCAGGCGGATGAGTTCCTCGGTGTGAAAGCGCTCGGTCGTCCCGGGAGGATCGCATACGGCGTCGGTGATGCGGTAATCGATGGCGGCAAGGCCGGTGGAGAAGG is a genomic window of Geomonas ferrireducens containing:
- a CDS encoding O-linked N-acetylglucosamine transferase, SPINDLY family protein, with product MTDATKNAPTAADAKGYLDWGNERYAAKDLQGAAACYRAALRLHPDLTPAHYNLGCTLELISGAADALPHFERAAALEPEWSDAHGKYGLALARVGRMAEAACALQKACDLAPERADYRNNLGLALNALGRGEEAHAAFREAIRLDPLDPAPRSNIAVLLERFGHVAAAIGSCLEALRLRPDFAEAHHNLGTALKAQGRHAEAIAQHREALRLSPGYQDALSSLLFTLLYPAQIPEKEVFAEHAAFGAAHRFPPPVHGNTPSTERVLKLGYVSADFREHAVARFIEPVLKNHDRARFQVFCYSNVTAPDDRSARIAALCDRFVNIAGLSDAQVAKILSRDGIDILIDLSGHSAGNRLSLFARKPAPVQMTWIGYPFSTGLAAIDYRITDAVCDPPGTTERFHTEELIRLPGPFSCFAPPEEAPEVAELPALATRRITFGSFNNPAKITPETVALWSEVLRAVPGSRMLLKGYSLACPETAKGFEEAFAAHGIERERLTLTGNTPSYRDHLALYGEVDIALDTFPYNGTTTTCEALWMGVPVVTLTGASHRARVGASLLCAVGLSELAAGDSGGFVATARALAGDPERLAALRRTLRPTMDAAPLTDGAGFTRSFEDALAGAWERWCHRQERLGSAEGRGADEPGLRYVELLLKKGMREEACDRLRGLARQENTAAGYLLAVLRGDDGFPEEAVGLLLRVLSLEPEHVKALNALGTALRQLRQEEQAEECYRNALGLDPSFQQARINLALLLKEGGRLTEAEEELDRGVACDAASVPLRYNLANVLQAQGRSLDAIEAYRAVLRLDPDHLDARQNMLFALHYTPGFSHRFIFAEHLKAARTRPFRPAPGAPVPASRPQGGRIRIGYVSPDFRQHSVASFIEPVIREHDRALFEVFCYANLPRADRTTERLKGLVEQWRDIHGVPDAQAAAMIAADGIDILVDLAGHTSGNRLPLFALRPAPLQATWIGYPDTTGLKVIDVRITDAIADPPGEGESCHSERLVRLPRVFCCYLPPDAAPPVAPPPCLETGHVTFGSFNNLAKATPEVIALWSRVLHAVPGSGMLVKAQPLGDEGVRRRILALFEAQGIAPGRIELDAGQPTSQEHLAQYRRVDVALDTFPYNGTTTTCEALWMGVPVITLAGDRHASRTGATLLTSCGLADLVTTSEAQYVEMARRVAADTGALASFRGDARQRLERSPLLDAAGVTRELEDVLRDLCAQMRGERE